The DNA segment AGGCAGTCACCCCAGCGCCCACCGCCCCGGCTCCGGCCCCGGCCACACCAGACCTCGCGCCCGTGCCGTTTGGCCGCACGCTGAAATTGCAGAACGACAGGCTTCACGGCCCCGACGTGCTGGCAGTGCAGAACCGCCTGATCGCGCTGATGCGCCCGCAGCGCGCCGGGCAGGGCGACGGCTGGTATGGCCCGGCGACCACGCAGACCGTGCGCGTTTTTCAGAGGGCTGCCGGGCTGCCCATCACCGGGGCGGTGGACCGTGCCACCTGGAATCGGCTGTTCTCGGAGGGGGCCATGACATTCAACGCGCCCGTCACACCCTGAAAACCCGCCAGATGGGACCTCAATGAGATTCTTCACGCTGGAAGCAATCCGCGTTCTATGAGTGCCAGAGCGTCCTTTCTCACCTGAAACATTGAATAGTGGGAAGAGTCATGAAGCAGAAGATTATTCTTTTCTCATCTGCCCTGCTTCTAGGGGTCGCTGGAACCGGTCTGGCACAAGCAAACCCGGCACAATCAAACTTGGCGCAGAGCAGCGACCCCTTTATACGCGAGGTTCCGGCGCAGGCCGCGCCCGTGTTGCGGGGCACGCCCGTCGCGGCCCCGGCCCCCATCAATCTGACAGGCGTTCAGGACGCCGCTTTCGGGTCGCCCCGTTCCAGCCAGAACGGCAGCATTACGCGCGTGGTCTTTGATCTACCCACTGGCGTCAGCTACACCCTGACCCCCACCTTTACCGGGTTGCGACTGGATATCCAGGGCGCGCGGGTGATCCCCACCGTGTCCGGCAAGCTGGGCGACAGTGTCAACGAGTACCGCGCCGGGGGCGGACAGGCCACGCTGATCACGCCCTATCCGCTGTCACTGACTGGGGGGTGGCAGGCCACCGAAACCACCATCGGCACGGGTGGGCGGGTGCTGATTCTGGATTTCGCTGCGTCCCTGACGGGTGGGGCCAGCGCAGAACTGGGCAAACAGGTCCGCACGGTGGCACAGGGCAGCGCGCCCTCGGCGGCAATTCCGGCGGCTCCTCCCCTGGCCCCGGTGGCCACAAGCCCCAAACTGACTCCTCCGGTGGCCCTCTCGGTGCCGCGCGCCGTTCCGGCACAGGTCATCCCAACGCAGGCCAATCCAGTCCAGGCCACCCCGCCCGGCGACGATGTCACGCCCGCGCCTGGTGGCCCGCTGCCGCCCGCGCCCGCGCTGCCCGGCGCGAATCCCGAAACCCCCAGCGCCCTGAGCGGTCAGGTACCGGGCACGGCCAGGGGCGCGATGCTGTCGCCGCCGCGCATCGGCAAGAATCCGGGGCAGACGCGGGTGGTGCTGGACCTGCCGCCGGGGACCACCTACCGGATCGTGCCGGGGGGCATCGGCCTGCGCGTGGAACTCAGCGGCGTCAGCGTGGTCCCGCAGGTGGCGCAGAACATCAGCCCGGAACTGCGCTCCTGGCGGGCCGAATCGACGCTGAGCGGGGCTGTCTTCACGCTGCTGACCGCCGCGCCCACCACCGCCCGCAGTGGTTGGCGTGCCCAGTTGCTGCCGCCCGCCAGCGGCGACCTGTCGCGGCTGGCCATCGACCTGTCGCCCGCGCTGGCCGATCTGACTCCACTCCTGCCCGAGCAAAAACTGCTGGCCGCCGTACCCGCCATCCCGGCGGCGCGCGGCATGGCGATTCTGGCCCTGAGTGCCAGTTACACGCGCCCGCGCGTGGTGATCGATCCCGGCCACGGCGGCAGGGATCCCGGCGCGGTGGGAGCGGTGATCGAGAAGGAAGTGGTGCTGGACGTGGCCCTGCGTGTGGCCGCCCTGCTGCGCGCCGCTGGCGTGGATGTGGTCCTGACCCGTGACCGGGACGGCGCACTGAATCCCGACAAGAACACCGACCTGACCATGCGCGCCAAGCTGGGCACCCCCGGCACGCAGTTGTTCGTGAGCATCCACGTCAACGCGATGGACGCCCGCAGCGCCCTGCGCGGCTACGGCGTCGAGACGTGGTGGAATCCCAACCATCCG comes from the Deinococcus sp. AJ005 genome and includes:
- a CDS encoding N-acetylmuramoyl-L-alanine amidase — protein: MKQKIILFSSALLLGVAGTGLAQANPAQSNLAQSSDPFIREVPAQAAPVLRGTPVAAPAPINLTGVQDAAFGSPRSSQNGSITRVVFDLPTGVSYTLTPTFTGLRLDIQGARVIPTVSGKLGDSVNEYRAGGGQATLITPYPLSLTGGWQATETTIGTGGRVLILDFAASLTGGASAELGKQVRTVAQGSAPSAAIPAAPPLAPVATSPKLTPPVALSVPRAVPAQVIPTQANPVQATPPGDDVTPAPGGPLPPAPALPGANPETPSALSGQVPGTARGAMLSPPRIGKNPGQTRVVLDLPPGTTYRIVPGGIGLRVELSGVSVVPQVAQNISPELRSWRAESTLSGAVFTLLTAAPTTARSGWRAQLLPPASGDLSRLAIDLSPALADLTPLLPEQKLLAAVPAIPAARGMAILALSASYTRPRVVIDPGHGGRDPGAVGAVIEKEVVLDVALRVAALLRAAGVDVVLTRDRDGALNPDKNTDLTMRAKLGTPGTQLFVSIHVNAMDARSALRGYGVETWWNPNHPLSSSLAALLQTNVVSETGAFSQGLKNSQSLAVLRNSRIPAALIEIGYTSHPVDGLNLQDTNYRDRVALGIAQGIREALVSGIVDGGAVGGAGK